Within the Arthrobacter sp. V1I7 genome, the region GGCCGAGGAGATGCTCTACATGGCGATGGAGGACTTCCGCGTCGACATCGTCGTGGGCAAGGGTGCCGGTGCCACCGCCATCCCGCTCGAGCTGCCGCCGTTCACCCTGGTCGGTGCCACCACCAGGGCCGGGCTCCTGCCGGGGCCGCTCCGCGACCGCTTCGGCTTCACCGGCCACCTTGAGTTCTATTCGGTGGAGGAGCTCGAACTCGTGCTGCGCCGCTCGGCCGGGCTATTGGACCTCAAGGTCAACTCCGCCGGTTTCAGTGAGATCGCCGGACGGTCCCGGGGCACACCCCGCATCGCCAACCGGCTCCTGCGCCGGGTGCGCGACTGGGCACTGGTGCACGGGATTGAGCAGATCGACGCCCGGGCGGCGTCCGCGGCACTGGACATGTACGAGGTGGACAAACGCGGCCTGGACCGGCTGGACCGTGCCGTCCTCGAAGCATTGATTACGAAGTTCGGCGGCGGACCCGTGGGTCTGTCCACCCTCGCGATCGCCGTCGGCGAGGAGACGGAGACCGTGGAAACAGTCGCCGAGCCGTACCTC harbors:
- the ruvB gene encoding Holliday junction branch migration DNA helicase RuvB, with the translated sequence MAEPSLAGGGEEPEERVIEAALRPKNLHDFVGQHRVRKQLSLVLEASRMRGRSADHVLLSGPPGLGKTTLSMIIAAEMNAPLRISSGPAIQHAGDLAAILSSLSEGEVLFLDEIHRMSRPAEEMLYMAMEDFRVDIVVGKGAGATAIPLELPPFTLVGATTRAGLLPGPLRDRFGFTGHLEFYSVEELELVLRRSAGLLDLKVNSAGFSEIAGRSRGTPRIANRLLRRVRDWALVHGIEQIDARAASAALDMYEVDKRGLDRLDRAVLEALITKFGGGPVGLSTLAIAVGEETETVETVAEPYLVREGLLGRTPRGRIALAPAWTHLGYAVPAGIFAQDPLELFQAPDLSEEPGETADPEWIRNSQ